Proteins from a genomic interval of Desulforegulaceae bacterium:
- the rlmN gene encoding 23S rRNA (adenine(2503)-C(2))-methyltransferase RlmN has protein sequence MPKQDIKNFSLTELENYLKTKNIASFRAKQIFKWVYLKQTDSFEEMTDLSKDFRKEASELFSNKRLETKKITSSKKDGSKKFLFCLEDKNYIESVLIPEKDHYTLCISTQAGCRQNCKFCMTAKSGFKRNLSTSEIISQIRDTQKYLIDLNEKNPKRLSNIVFMGMGEPLDNYDNVLRAIRIITDQDYGLKISRRKITISTSGLVPEIEKLGRDSGIPIAVSLNAVNDKLRTELMPVNKRYPLSQLLSALKNYPMAKREKITFEYILIKGINDSYEDAKKLAVLLRGMKAKINLIPFNPHQGVDFERPDKETIEKFGKILLDKGYTVIVRWSKGDDIGAACGQLSASHSD, from the coding sequence ATGCCGAAACAAGATATCAAAAATTTTTCATTAACGGAACTGGAAAATTATTTAAAAACTAAAAACATAGCCTCATTCAGGGCAAAACAAATTTTTAAATGGGTTTATTTAAAACAAACAGATTCCTTTGAAGAAATGACAGACCTTTCAAAAGACTTTAGAAAAGAGGCTTCCGAGCTTTTTTCCAACAAAAGACTTGAAACAAAAAAAATAACAAGCTCAAAAAAAGACGGGTCAAAAAAGTTTCTTTTTTGCCTTGAAGACAAAAACTATATTGAATCTGTGCTTATTCCTGAAAAAGACCATTACACTCTTTGTATTTCTACCCAGGCAGGATGCAGACAAAATTGTAAATTCTGCATGACCGCAAAAAGCGGATTTAAAAGAAATCTTTCAACTTCAGAAATTATTTCCCAGATAAGAGATACCCAGAAATACTTGATTGATCTCAATGAAAAAAATCCTAAAAGACTTTCAAACATTGTATTCATGGGAATGGGAGAACCCCTTGACAATTATGATAATGTTTTAAGAGCCATAAGAATAATCACAGATCAAGATTATGGGTTAAAAATTTCAAGAAGAAAAATAACTATCTCTACCTCAGGACTTGTACCTGAAATAGAAAAACTGGGCCGTGATTCAGGGATTCCCATTGCAGTCTCCCTGAATGCAGTTAATGACAAGCTAAGAACAGAGCTTATGCCTGTAAATAAAAGATATCCCCTAAGCCAACTTTTATCGGCCCTAAAAAATTATCCCATGGCCAAACGTGAAAAAATCACTTTTGAGTACATTCTTATTAAAGGAATAAATGATTCCTATGAAGATGCAAAAAAACTGGCTGTTCTTTTAAGGGGGATGAAGGCAAAAATAAATTTAATTCCTTTTAACCCCCACCAAGGAGTTGATTTTGAAAGACCAGACAAAGAAACAATAGAAAAATTTGGAAAAATTCTTCTTGATAAAGGATATACAGTGATTGTCAGATGGTCAAAAGGTGATGATATAGGAGCAGCCTGCGGCCAGCTCAGTGCTTCCCATTCGGATTAA
- a CDS encoding tRNA 4-thiouridine(8) synthase ThiI, which yields MVKKRIKALGISSGGLDSILSAFVLKEAGIDVKWITFETPFFSAEKSIKASKRYNIDLRVKNITKIYLEMLKNPRLGYGKNLNPCIDCHSLMFKLAGSIMKEEGADFLFSGEVVGQRPMSQSKNSLIYVDKNSGMRGYIVRPLSGKILPETIPEQKGWLKRKDLLGLNGRSRKPQLTLAQKYGVDQFPAPAGGCLLTDKLFCKRLGDLMEFQKNIEIEDYELLSLGRHIRISPFEKLVVGRDEKENSKLEKISSKIDCIKIRTAEYPGPLCLLRGSGENMFTAGSICAGYTKAPKDYPCNILFEKGEMELLKGIFPLDRSEVEDMLI from the coding sequence ATGGTAAAAAAAAGAATTAAAGCATTGGGAATAAGTTCTGGCGGACTTGACAGTATTCTTTCGGCCTTTGTCTTAAAAGAGGCTGGAATAGATGTTAAATGGATTACTTTTGAAACTCCTTTTTTTTCAGCGGAAAAATCTATCAAGGCCTCAAAGCGTTATAATATAGACTTAAGAGTTAAAAATATAACCAAAATCTATCTTGAAATGCTTAAAAATCCAAGGCTTGGATATGGTAAAAATTTAAATCCTTGCATTGATTGTCATAGTCTTATGTTTAAGCTTGCAGGTTCTATAATGAAAGAAGAAGGGGCAGATTTTCTTTTCAGCGGTGAGGTCGTAGGGCAAAGACCCATGTCTCAAAGTAAAAATTCCTTAATCTATGTGGACAAAAATTCAGGAATGAGAGGCTATATTGTCAGGCCTTTGAGCGGAAAGATTCTTCCTGAAACAATTCCTGAGCAAAAAGGGTGGCTAAAAAGAAAAGATCTTCTTGGTTTAAACGGAAGATCAAGAAAACCTCAGCTTACCCTTGCCCAAAAATACGGGGTTGATCAGTTTCCAGCTCCTGCCGGAGGCTGTCTTTTGACTGATAAGCTTTTTTGCAAAAGACTTGGAGATCTTATGGAGTTTCAAAAAAATATTGAAATTGAAGATTATGAGCTTTTAAGTTTAGGCAGACATATAAGAATTTCTCCATTTGAAAAGCTTGTTGTGGGCAGAGATGAAAAGGAAAACTCAAAGCTTGAAAAGATTTCTTCAAAAATAGATTGTATAAAAATAAGAACTGCTGAATACCCCGGGCCTTTATGTCTTTTAAGAGGCAGCGGAGAAAATATGTTTACAGCTGGTTCAATTTGCGCTGGTTATACAAAAGCTCCAAAAGACTATCCTTGCAATATTTTGTTTGAAAAAGGAGAAATGGAGCTTTTAAAAGGGATTTTTCCTTTGGACAGATCAGAAGTTGAGGACATGCTCATTTAA
- a CDS encoding UvrD-helicase domain-containing protein, which produces MEKFKNIISTEEKNLKDLIEVSEKVFSEEKSIREKISQEIKQLRREKLELLDFNEKNKIEKEIIRLQLQSSRYIFQDPKILRSPYFGILELEDHQLGKLSYKIGKKTIFGKDGEISVIDWREAPISRLFYEYESGEEYDEDIRGMERSGTINLKRRVGIKNRDLKSISEKDFTLVKDNLGTWAEKTQNESSSKRKEEQKNHCLPEITALISKDQFRAITLEPEKTFILQGSAGSGKTTIGLHRIAYMCYSYPEKFPPSKILVLMFNKSLQKYIEGVLPELGISGGVKSLTFHKFAFSILSKEKLVSKWRNGNPETFKIKKSGFAVKLVNSYCEKLFDKSLEWITDKFNEAGLNSSAEKVLEASSLDQFIKILNDFKISRPLSSNENLESKIASKLLSRLNNHSLDLYKMFTNEKFIEKTAKKENYKIDEKLIKTLVNSQKDFYSRGESDFADIGILIYLLQLKGVDSALPGYCHIMVDEAQDLSPAELAAVINASDDKKSVTICGDMAQAIKNDVYFDKQKGFAGFVREISSSNNFATAAETLKIGYRATREIMDLAWYIMKQKKDSSLNSRKGEPVSIKLTSSFDETIFRTKSFLVSHQLQRPDSLTCIICKFKKDADKVFEELKNHPEIKNIRRHEKDDFIFSPGIIVTNAHQVKGLEFSNVVFINPSISQFQDNDHDRMLLHVGFTRASEKLLIIGHEKMAYDLLNYTPEN; this is translated from the coding sequence ATGGAAAAATTCAAAAATATAATTTCTACTGAAGAAAAAAATTTAAAAGATTTAATTGAAGTATCAGAAAAGGTTTTTTCAGAAGAAAAATCAATAAGAGAAAAAATTTCACAGGAAATAAAACAGCTTCGCAGAGAAAAACTCGAGCTTTTAGACTTTAATGAAAAAAACAAAATTGAAAAAGAAATAATAAGACTTCAACTTCAATCCTCAAGATATATTTTTCAGGATCCAAAAATTTTAAGATCACCATATTTTGGAATTCTTGAATTAGAAGATCATCAGCTAGGAAAACTTTCATATAAAATAGGCAAAAAAACAATTTTTGGCAAAGATGGAGAAATTTCAGTTATTGACTGGAGAGAAGCCCCCATTTCAAGACTTTTTTATGAATATGAATCAGGTGAAGAATATGATGAAGATATAAGAGGAATGGAAAGAAGCGGAACAATAAATTTAAAAAGAAGAGTAGGAATAAAAAACAGGGATCTTAAATCAATTTCAGAAAAAGATTTTACCCTTGTAAAAGACAATCTGGGAACCTGGGCTGAAAAAACTCAAAACGAATCATCTTCAAAAAGAAAAGAAGAGCAAAAAAACCATTGCCTTCCTGAAATTACAGCTCTTATAAGCAAAGATCAATTCAGGGCAATTACACTTGAACCTGAAAAAACATTTATTCTCCAGGGAAGTGCTGGAAGTGGAAAAACAACCATAGGCCTCCATAGAATTGCCTATATGTGTTATTCTTACCCTGAAAAATTTCCCCCATCCAAAATTCTTGTATTAATGTTTAACAAATCACTTCAAAAATATATTGAAGGGGTTCTTCCTGAACTGGGAATTTCAGGAGGAGTAAAAAGTCTTACGTTTCATAAATTTGCTTTTTCAATTCTTTCAAAGGAAAAGCTTGTATCAAAATGGAGAAACGGGAACCCTGAAACTTTTAAAATAAAAAAAAGCGGGTTTGCTGTAAAACTTGTTAACTCTTATTGTGAAAAACTTTTTGACAAATCTCTAGAATGGATAACAGACAAATTCAATGAAGCAGGTTTGAATTCTTCAGCTGAGAAAGTACTTGAAGCTTCATCTCTTGATCAATTTATTAAAATTTTAAATGATTTTAAAATATCCCGGCCTTTGTCTAGCAATGAAAATTTGGAGTCAAAAATTGCCTCAAAACTTTTATCAAGACTAAACAATCACAGCCTTGACCTTTATAAAATGTTTACAAACGAAAAATTTATAGAAAAAACAGCCAAAAAAGAAAATTATAAAATTGATGAAAAGCTTATTAAAACTTTAGTAAATTCACAAAAAGATTTTTATTCAAGGGGTGAAAGCGACTTTGCAGACATAGGAATTCTTATTTATCTTCTTCAGTTAAAAGGGGTGGATTCTGCCCTTCCGGGCTATTGCCATATCATGGTTGATGAAGCCCAGGATTTAAGCCCTGCAGAACTTGCCGCAGTTATAAACGCCTCTGATGATAAAAAATCAGTTACAATCTGCGGAGATATGGCCCAGGCAATTAAAAATGATGTATATTTTGATAAACAAAAGGGGTTTGCAGGATTTGTAAGGGAGATTTCTTCTTCAAATAATTTTGCAACAGCAGCAGAAACTCTTAAAATAGGATACAGAGCAACCAGAGAAATTATGGATCTTGCCTGGTATATAATGAAACAAAAAAAGGACAGCTCTTTAAATTCAAGAAAAGGAGAACCTGTTTCAATTAAACTTACCTCTTCTTTTGATGAAACTATTTTTAGAACAAAATCATTTCTTGTTTCCCACCAGTTACAAAGACCAGATTCATTAACCTGTATAATCTGCAAATTTAAAAAAGATGCTGATAAAGTTTTTGAAGAATTAAAAAACCACCCTGAAATAAAAAACATAAGAAGACATGAAAAAGATGACTTTATTTTCTCTCCTGGAATTATTGTAACAAATGCTCATCAGGTAAAGGGTCTTGAATTTTCAAATGTAGTTTTTATAAATCCTTCAATTTCCCAGTTTCAGGACAATGATCACGATAGAATGCTTCTTCATGTTGGGTTTACAAGAGCATCTGAAAAACTTCTTATCATTGGCCATGAAAAAATGGCGTATGACCTTTTAAATTATACCCCTGAAAATTAA
- a CDS encoding bile acid:sodium symporter has protein sequence MWKLISTIQKHLTIAIPFMMLSGFLFGWFYDSEFLKSLIMPLTILMVYPMMVNLNMSKVFEKGDTKAQLFALGINFLILPFGVFAVGLIFFTRENPYMLLGILLAGLVPTSGMTISWTGFAKGNVEAAVKMTVAGLAIGSAVTPFYVKFLMGTAITINVVQVFNQIILIVFIPMIAGVLTRKFLVKRYGITQYSSDIGPKFPALSTLGVVGIVFVAMALKAKAIGSSPEIILYILIPVSIIYGANFLFSTIVAKLFLNRGDGIALVYGTVMRNLSIALAIAINAFGTEGSTAALVVAAAYIVQVQSAAWYVKLTPYIFGEKSLKTQTKQKTRKLRFFKKKSDK, from the coding sequence ATGTGGAAACTTATCTCAACTATTCAAAAACACCTTACCATTGCAATTCCTTTTATGATGCTTTCCGGATTTTTATTTGGCTGGTTTTATGATTCTGAATTTTTAAAATCTTTGATCATGCCTCTTACTATTTTAATGGTTTATCCCATGATGGTAAATTTAAATATGAGCAAGGTTTTTGAAAAAGGGGATACAAAAGCTCAGCTTTTTGCACTTGGAATAAATTTTTTAATTTTACCTTTTGGGGTTTTTGCCGTAGGCCTTATTTTTTTTACAAGAGAAAATCCTTATATGCTTTTGGGAATTTTACTTGCAGGCCTTGTTCCCACCAGCGGAATGACAATTTCATGGACAGGATTTGCAAAAGGTAATGTGGAAGCAGCCGTAAAAATGACTGTGGCAGGACTTGCAATTGGAAGTGCTGTAACCCCTTTTTATGTGAAGTTTTTAATGGGAACTGCAATTACAATCAATGTTGTTCAGGTTTTTAACCAGATTATCCTCATTGTTTTTATTCCAATGATAGCCGGAGTTTTAACAAGGAAATTTCTTGTTAAAAGATATGGAATCACCCAATATTCTTCTGATATAGGTCCTAAATTTCCAGCACTTTCAACACTTGGGGTGGTGGGAATAGTTTTTGTTGCCATGGCTTTAAAAGCAAAAGCAATAGGTAGCTCGCCTGAAATTATCCTTTATATTCTCATTCCTGTATCAATAATTTATGGGGCAAATTTTTTGTTTAGTACAATTGTTGCAAAATTGTTTTTAAATAGAGGAGACGGGATTGCTCTTGTGTATGGGACTGTTATGAGAAATCTTTCCATAGCACTTGCAATTGCAATTAATGCTTTTGGAACAGAAGGCTCAACAGCAGCTCTTGTAGTTGCAGCTGCCTATATTGTTCAGGTTCAGTCTGCTGCCTGGTATGTAAAACTCACCCCTTATATTTTTGGTGAAAAATCTTTAAAAACACAAACAAAGCAAAAAACCCGTAAATTAAGGTTTTTTAAAAAGAAATCAGATAAGTAA